The window TGCTGGACAGTCCTGGCCTTTCACCGATCAGCATGATGGAGAGCCTTGCCTGCAACATCTCTCCGATGGAATCTGCAAGGGCAACCCTTGACTGTGAGGCCAGCACCACAGGTGCAACGGAAAAGCCTTTGCTGCTCAGGGCAGAGACCAGTTTCAGGGCCACCCTTGCAGCATGCTCGTTCACTGCAGTGGCAGACAGGCCATCTCCAATAACGATCAGAATGTCTGTGGGTTCAGGGTGCAGGCTTTGCAGATGTTCAGCGTCTGAGGGGTGCAACGACCGCCCAAGATCAGGACGCTTCAGGTACGCAACGCGATCTGCGGCCTGGGACCTGATGTGCAGCACCTCCAGACCCGCTTTCTCAAGTTGTTCTTGCATTTCTGCAAAACGGGCTTGCTGGTGAATGGCGTCCCGGGCCTGTGCATGAGAAAGCTGGAATTTCAGGTTCTCTTCGGTGGTGACGGCGTGGCCCACCCGGTTGATCGCCACCCTGGCATGGGTGAATTCCTTCAGGACCTCCCAGGGGGTGCGACTCACCTTCATGCCACGCCCCCATCGGGCAGGGCCAGCCTGAGGAGTTGATTTGCGGCAGAGGAAGCAAGCTGACCTCCCCGGGTGATCTGAAACCGCTCCAGCCACGCTTCAAATTCTGGAGCAGGTCTGAGGTTAAAGAGGTCCCGCACATACCACGCATCGTGGTAGGAGGTGCTCTGGTAATGCAGCATGATGTCGTCCGCTCCAGGCACCCCCATGATGAAATTCACCCCTGAGGCGGCAAGCAGGGTCAGCAGCACATCCATGTCGTCCTGATCGGCCTCGGCGTGGTTGGTGTAGCAGATGTCCACACCCATGGGGAGCCCGAGCAGTTTCCCGCAGAAATGGTCTTCCAGGCCTGCCCGGATGATCTGTTTGCCGTCATAGAGGTATTCCGGTCCAATGAAACCCACCACCGTGTTCACCAGATGCGGGTCATACAGGCGGGCCAGTCCGTAAGCGCGGGCTTCCAGGGTTTGCTGGTCCACTCCAAAGTGGGCTTCAGCAGAGAGGGCACTGCCCTGTCCGGTTTCGAAGTACATCACATTGTTTCCGACGGTTCCTCGTTTCAGGGAAAGACCTGCAAGGTGCGCTTCATGCAGCAGGTTTGCATCAATCCCAAAGCCTGTGTTGGCTTTCTCGGTGCCTGCAATGCTCTGGAAGATCAGGTCCACCGGAGCCCCTTTCTCGATGGCCTGAAGCTGGTTGGTGACGTGGGTCAGCACGCAGGACTGGGTGGGAATGTCCAGTTTCTGGCGCAGGTCATCCAGCATGGTGAGCAGGCTGCAGATGCGGTCCACCTGATCGAGGGCCGGATTGATGCCGATCACTGCGTCCCCGATCCCAAGCAACAGACCATCCAGAATGGACGCCAGAATGCCTTTCGGGTCGTCTGTGGGATGGTTGGGTTGCAACCTGGTGGAGAAACGTCCTTCCAGGCCCACCGTGCTCCTGAATCCGGTGACCACCCTGCATTTGCGGGCCACCGTGATCAGGTCCTGGTTGCGCATCAGTTTGCTGACTGCGGCAGCCATTTCTGGTGTGATGGCCCACTTCAGGGCAGAGAGCGTTTCCGGGGTGGTTTCAGGATCAAGCAGGAACTCCCGAAATTCTCCCACCGTCTTTCCAGCAATCATCTGAAAGGTCTGCAGGTCATGCGACTGCAGAATCAGGCGGGTCACCTCGTCCTGCTCTTCTGGGATCAGCTGTTCCTGCAGAAAGGTCTCCAGTGGAAGTTCTGCCAGCAGATGGCGGGCAGCCACCCGTTCGGTCTGGCTTTCTGCCCCAAGTCCTGCGAGAACATCCCCGGATTTCTCCGGAGATGCTTTTGCCATCAGGGTTTTCAGATCATGGAAGAGGTGGGTGGTGGGTCCCAGTTTGATGCGGTACACGGTTCAGGCCTCCAGGGGAACTGCCAGATCGTCTGTCAGGTTGGCACGTTGCTTATGGGTGACACTGTAATACACAAATCCCAGCAGCAGAAGCCCCAGGTACAGGCCAAAGATCAGCAGGTTGAAATACACCATCGTGCAGAGGCTGAGGACAGCAAGAACCAGGGCAACGATGGGAAGAATGGGGTAGAGGGGGGTGCGATAAGGTCTTTCCAGATGGGGTTCAGTCTGGCGGAGTTTCAGCACACTCGCCATGGAAAGGATGTACATGGTGATGGCCCCGAAAACACTCATGGTCACGATGTTGGCAGTGAGGGGCAACCCTCCGAGCTTGATGAAGCTGTCGCTGTAAATCGCCAGAATGCCCACGACGCCTCCAGCCAGAATGGCCCAGTGGGGAGTGCGGGTTGATGGGTGGATGCGGCTCAGGCCTCTGGGCATGAAGCCTGCGCGTGCAAGAGCAAAAAGCTGCCTGGAATACCCCATGATGATCCCGTGAAAAGAAGCAAGCAGTCCAAATAGCCCGATCCAGATCAGCATGTGCAGCCAGGTGCTGTTTTCTCCCACGACCACTTTCATGGCCTGGGGCAGCGGATCATTGATGTTGCTGAGGGTTTTCCAGTCCGTGACCCCACCAGCAAAAACCATCACTCCGAAAGCCAGCACGAGCAGGGTCAGGATGCCGCCAATGTAAGCAC is drawn from Deinococcus cellulosilyticus NBRC 106333 = KACC 11606 and contains these coding sequences:
- the eutC gene encoding ethanolamine ammonia-lyase subunit EutC: MKVSRTPWEVLKEFTHARVAINRVGHAVTTEENLKFQLSHAQARDAIHQQARFAEMQEQLEKAGLEVLHIRSQAADRVAYLKRPDLGRSLHPSDAEHLQSLHPEPTDILIVIGDGLSATAVNEHAARVALKLVSALSSKGFSVAPVVLASQSRVALADSIGEMLQARLSIMLIGERPGLSSSDSLGAYLTFQPRMGRMDSERNCVSNINAKGLSDEAAIHSLVFLASSALRLQFSGVHLKDESSRHGLEEST
- a CDS encoding ethanolamine ammonia-lyase subunit EutB, which codes for MYRIKLGPTTHLFHDLKTLMAKASPEKSGDVLAGLGAESQTERVAARHLLAELPLETFLQEQLIPEEQDEVTRLILQSHDLQTFQMIAGKTVGEFREFLLDPETTPETLSALKWAITPEMAAAVSKLMRNQDLITVARKCRVVTGFRSTVGLEGRFSTRLQPNHPTDDPKGILASILDGLLLGIGDAVIGINPALDQVDRICSLLTMLDDLRQKLDIPTQSCVLTHVTNQLQAIEKGAPVDLIFQSIAGTEKANTGFGIDANLLHEAHLAGLSLKRGTVGNNVMYFETGQGSALSAEAHFGVDQQTLEARAYGLARLYDPHLVNTVVGFIGPEYLYDGKQIIRAGLEDHFCGKLLGLPMGVDICYTNHAEADQDDMDVLLTLLAASGVNFIMGVPGADDIMLHYQSTSYHDAWYVRDLFNLRPAPEFEAWLERFQITRGGQLASSAANQLLRLALPDGGVA
- the eat gene encoding ethanolamine permease, with translation MTAPQLKRGLKAIHLWGIAVGLVISGEYFGWSYGWATAGTLGFLITTVLIALMYTTFIFSYTELTTAIPHAGGPFAYARRAFGEKAGFLAGLATLIEFVFAPPAIALAIGAYMNVQFPALDAKLVAVGAYVVFMALNILGVTIAATFELIVTVLAIVELLVFMGVVSPGFSLVRFVQNGWAGSDTFSAQAFSGIFAAIPFAIWFFLAIEGAAMAAEEAENPKKTIPRAYIGGILTLLVLAFGVMVFAGGVTDWKTLSNINDPLPQAMKVVVGENSTWLHMLIWIGLFGLLASFHGIIMGYSRQLFALARAGFMPRGLSRIHPSTRTPHWAILAGGVVGILAIYSDSFIKLGGLPLTANIVTMSVFGAITMYILSMASVLKLRQTEPHLERPYRTPLYPILPIVALVLAVLSLCTMVYFNLLIFGLYLGLLLLGFVYYSVTHKQRANLTDDLAVPLEA